In Methanoregula sp., a single genomic region encodes these proteins:
- a CDS encoding molybdenum cofactor biosynthesis protein MoaE: protein MIAIQTDDVDIGALITAAKKPGTGAVVVFDGVVRDDEITEMELEAYEEIAVKELEKIAHDATRQFRLLHVDIIHRIGRLKVGENILIIVVSAGHRPEAYAGSRYIIEEIKKGVPIWKKELTKDGGRWVPGEHGHGSGKPR from the coding sequence ATGATCGCGATTCAGACTGACGATGTCGATATCGGGGCTCTCATCACTGCTGCAAAAAAGCCCGGTACGGGTGCAGTCGTCGTCTTCGATGGCGTTGTCCGTGACGATGAGATCACGGAGATGGAACTCGAAGCCTATGAGGAAATTGCGGTTAAGGAACTGGAGAAGATCGCTCATGATGCAACCCGGCAGTTCAGGCTCCTGCATGTCGATATCATCCACCGGATCGGAAGGCTCAAGGTTGGCGAGAATATCCTGATCATCGTGGTGAGTGCCGGGCACCGCCCCGAGGCATATGCCGGCTCCCGCTATATCATCGAAGAGATCAAGAAAGGGGTTCCCATCTGGAAGAAGGAACTGACAAAGGACGGGGGGCGGTGGGTGCCGGGCGAGCACGGGCACGGGAGCGGGAAACCCCGCTAA
- a CDS encoding methanogenesis marker 16 metalloprotein, which translates to MKTIDGINRKIAEGNAVVCTAAELKHRIAEGEKVTAADVDVVTTGTFGVMSGTLAVLHLPVTAPGTFRHAEKVWLNGVPAIPGPCPNEGLGSVDLVVYGTARASATYGGGHLFRDIVAGKEVAVVVESSHKRFSRTVTLADMGHARLITTRSAFKNYLAVVNTQPDPVRTIFSVKELTGPFREASVSGCGDINPLQNDPGLNVIGTGTRILLNGGTGYVMGPGTRSSREKPNIAAYGDMHAMIPEMMGGFVTALGPECNTSVAIPIPVLDDEILTGLRITNDRIPLPVADVRDRVPFATASYADVWDGTDPVIAFSPGACVQCDSCTAAQICPTGAITPQEGIDPLLCVNCGTCTRECPGGAFSGNLGAITVGTTTVPITLRQSDRARALRLCGHLKDLILDRKFSLTGKVEDLW; encoded by the coding sequence ATGAAGACCATCGACGGGATAAACAGGAAAATTGCCGAGGGCAATGCTGTCGTCTGTACTGCTGCGGAACTGAAACACCGCATCGCGGAGGGCGAAAAGGTCACCGCGGCCGATGTCGACGTGGTGACTACCGGGACATTCGGCGTGATGTCCGGCACGCTTGCTGTCCTGCACCTGCCGGTAACTGCCCCCGGCACCTTCCGCCACGCGGAAAAGGTCTGGCTGAACGGCGTGCCGGCAATACCGGGGCCTTGCCCGAACGAGGGGCTCGGGTCTGTCGATCTCGTGGTATACGGGACTGCCCGGGCAAGTGCCACGTATGGCGGGGGACACCTCTTCCGCGACATCGTTGCAGGAAAGGAGGTGGCAGTCGTAGTGGAATCGTCGCACAAACGGTTCTCCCGCACTGTGACGCTGGCCGATATGGGCCATGCCCGCCTGATCACCACGCGGAGCGCTTTTAAAAATTACCTTGCCGTCGTCAATACCCAGCCTGATCCCGTGCGGACCATCTTTTCTGTAAAGGAACTTACCGGCCCCTTCCGCGAGGCTTCAGTGAGCGGGTGCGGGGATATCAACCCGCTCCAGAACGATCCGGGCCTGAACGTGATCGGTACCGGGACAAGGATTCTTCTCAACGGGGGGACCGGTTACGTCATGGGCCCGGGCACCCGGAGCAGCCGGGAAAAACCCAACATTGCAGCATACGGGGATATGCATGCTATGATCCCGGAGATGATGGGCGGTTTTGTGACCGCGTTGGGTCCCGAGTGCAACACCTCGGTTGCCATTCCCATCCCTGTGCTTGACGATGAGATCCTTACCGGCCTCCGCATCACCAACGACCGCATACCGCTTCCTGTTGCCGATGTACGGGACCGGGTTCCCTTTGCCACTGCCAGTTACGCAGATGTCTGGGACGGTACGGATCCCGTCATCGCATTCTCACCCGGCGCCTGCGTGCAGTGCGATTCCTGCACGGCAGCGCAGATCTGTCCTACGGGTGCAATCACGCCCCAGGAAGGAATTGACCCCTTACTCTGCGTGAACTGCGGCACCTGCACCCGTGAATGCCCCGGAGGCGCATTCTCCGGAAACCTCGGGGCGATAACCGTGGGCACAACAACGGTCCCCATCACGCTCCGCCAGTCGGACCGTGCCCGGGCACTGCGTCTCTGCGGTCACCTCAAAGATCTGATCCTTGACCGTAAATTCAGCCTGACCGGCAAGGTGGAGGACCTCTGGTGA
- a CDS encoding aminotransferase class I/II-fold pyridoxal phosphate-dependent enzyme produces MKPATPGTPPSSRNNTMAQFFSTHPSRADNFSESVIREMTRLSLKHNAINLAQGFPDFPCPAELKIAACKAVNEDYNQYAITWGAQDLREALAARVKQFNGMEFDPQAGITVTCGSTEAMMASMLAIIQPGDEVIVPEPFYENYGPDAQISGAVPRYVQLKDDFSIDEEAWKSAFTNKTRAIILNTPNNPTGKVFSQQELAFIADLCIDHNVIAITDEIYEHILYDGRKHVSIGSLDGMHDRTITIGSFSKTYSVTGWRVGYALAGKEITERLRKIHDFLTVGAPAPLQHACVAALRLPESYYHELAQEYDRKRKILFAGLRKAGFACNLPEGAYYIFTDIAGFGMKDTEFARYLVEKAGVAAVPGSSFYHEGGETKLRFTFSKKDETLVEACRRLETLGIG; encoded by the coding sequence ATGAAGCCTGCAACGCCCGGTACCCCTCCGTCATCACGGAACAATACCATGGCACAGTTTTTTTCCACTCATCCGTCCCGGGCGGATAATTTCTCGGAATCGGTGATCCGGGAGATGACCCGGCTGTCCCTGAAGCATAACGCGATCAACCTTGCGCAGGGTTTTCCGGATTTTCCCTGCCCGGCTGAACTGAAGATTGCGGCATGCAAAGCGGTCAATGAGGACTACAACCAGTACGCGATCACGTGGGGGGCACAAGACCTCCGCGAGGCACTGGCTGCCCGGGTGAAACAATTCAACGGGATGGAGTTTGACCCGCAGGCAGGGATCACGGTCACCTGCGGCTCGACCGAGGCGATGATGGCATCGATGCTCGCCATCATCCAGCCCGGCGATGAGGTGATCGTGCCTGAACCGTTCTACGAGAATTACGGGCCGGACGCACAGATCTCGGGTGCGGTGCCGCGGTATGTCCAGCTTAAGGATGATTTCTCCATCGATGAAGAGGCCTGGAAATCCGCGTTCACTAATAAAACCCGGGCGATCATCCTCAACACTCCCAACAACCCGACCGGCAAAGTTTTTTCCCAACAGGAACTTGCGTTCATTGCGGACCTCTGTATCGACCACAACGTGATCGCAATTACGGATGAGATTTATGAGCATATTCTCTATGATGGCAGGAAACACGTCTCGATCGGGTCGCTGGATGGAATGCACGACCGTACTATCACCATCGGGAGTTTCTCCAAGACCTACAGCGTCACCGGGTGGCGTGTCGGGTACGCACTTGCAGGTAAGGAGATCACGGAACGCCTCCGCAAGATCCATGATTTTTTAACCGTAGGTGCACCCGCCCCGCTCCAGCATGCCTGCGTGGCAGCGCTCCGGCTGCCGGAATCCTATTACCATGAGCTTGCGCAGGAATATGACCGGAAACGGAAGATCCTCTTTGCCGGGCTCAGGAAAGCCGGGTTCGCCTGCAATCTGCCGGAAGGTGCCTACTACATCTTCACCGATATTGCCGGGTTTGGCATGAAAGATACAGAGTTTGCCCGCTATCTCGTGGAAAAGGCCGGGGTTGCGGCGGTACCGGGAAGCTCGTTTTACCACGAGGGGGGAGAGACGAAACTCCGGTTCACCTTCTCGAAAAAGGACGAGACGCTGGTCGAGGCATGCCGGCGGCTGGAAACGCTGGGGATTGGGTAG
- a CDS encoding ATP-binding cassette domain-containing protein, whose protein sequence is MSPGTISEITILPGHDKHGNPESFDRIVIRPGDTISIVGPTGSGKTAFINDIEVFACNDTATGRTVLVNGEIPAEEYVRDPSKKPIALITQNTKCLADMTVEAFLAMHVRARKMSGSAIVTGTIDLANQFTGEQIQPGCRITALSGGQTRSLMVADAVLISNAPLILLDEVENAGIFREKVIEVLKEHQKSVIFVTHDPLVSLLSDRRLVMRHGGVEKILQPDGREMHIREMVARMDLTLCRFRERIRAGELLTEKGFTV, encoded by the coding sequence ATGAGTCCCGGCACCATCAGCGAGATCACCATCCTTCCCGGCCATGATAAGCATGGGAACCCGGAATCGTTTGACCGCATTGTGATCCGCCCCGGGGACACCATATCCATAGTCGGACCTACGGGTTCGGGAAAAACCGCCTTCATCAACGACATCGAGGTATTTGCCTGCAATGATACCGCGACCGGAAGAACGGTACTGGTTAACGGGGAAATCCCAGCCGAAGAGTACGTGCGTGACCCCTCAAAAAAACCCATTGCCCTGATCACCCAGAATACCAAGTGCCTCGCGGACATGACCGTAGAGGCGTTTCTTGCCATGCATGTCCGGGCACGGAAGATGAGCGGATCGGCAATTGTTACCGGGACCATCGATCTGGCCAACCAGTTCACCGGGGAGCAGATACAGCCAGGCTGCCGGATCACGGCACTCTCCGGCGGCCAGACCCGCTCGCTCATGGTGGCCGACGCGGTCCTGATCAGTAATGCACCTCTTATCCTCCTTGACGAAGTGGAAAATGCAGGAATTTTCCGGGAAAAGGTGATCGAGGTCTTAAAAGAACACCAGAAATCGGTGATCTTTGTCACCCACGACCCGCTTGTGTCCCTGTTATCCGACCGGCGACTGGTCATGCGCCACGGCGGTGTCGAGAAGATACTCCAGCCGGATGGCCGGGAGATGCATATCCGGGAGATGGTAGCCCGCATGGATCTCACGCTGTGCCGGTTCCGGGAGCGGATCCGCGCCGGGGAACTCCTCACCGAAAAGGGGTTTACGGTATGA
- a CDS encoding (Fe-S)-binding protein, translated as MDNWQPPGKDCGACGAKCCGDFLLMVGKGTKSPADCPFHGTSTPTVALDAPARTGTDVCGRAYDFIIGPLAGEPSARKIILPFRADLVERWNIVAGDIVIGRPMGQGCPVQHVLRVLEANPVTGVLTCHTVGPHEARLGGGKDVQAYHVIGFEGMAEVVKRRPEFGFRQFFLPSFCMMQVAHTGVVNMVLEKSTGLQVRVEDIRIL; from the coding sequence ATGGACAACTGGCAGCCTCCCGGGAAGGACTGCGGTGCATGCGGTGCGAAATGTTGCGGGGATTTTCTGCTGATGGTAGGTAAGGGAACAAAGTCCCCGGCGGACTGCCCGTTTCATGGTACATCCACGCCAACCGTTGCCCTTGATGCACCTGCCCGTACAGGAACCGATGTGTGCGGGAGGGCTTATGATTTCATTATCGGCCCGCTTGCCGGGGAGCCGTCTGCGCGGAAGATCATCCTCCCGTTCCGGGCCGATCTGGTTGAACGATGGAATATTGTTGCGGGGGATATCGTGATCGGCCGGCCTATGGGGCAGGGCTGCCCGGTGCAGCATGTGCTCCGCGTGCTGGAGGCAAACCCGGTGACCGGTGTCCTCACCTGCCACACGGTCGGACCTCATGAGGCACGACTCGGTGGAGGAAAAGACGTGCAGGCATATCATGTCATCGGGTTCGAGGGGATGGCTGAGGTGGTGAAACGACGCCCGGAGTTCGGGTTCCGGCAGTTCTTCCTCCCCTCGTTCTGCATGATGCAGGTCGCCCATACCGGCGTTGTGAACATGGTGCTCGAGAAATCCACGGGCCTGCAGGTAAGAGTTGAGGATATCAGGATCCTCTAG
- a CDS encoding cysteate synthase, whose translation MSNYTLRCVLCGEEVPEHYTTACPRGHPSLLRADYAEKQLNLTRAPGIFRFSSWLPIHGTLPIDAGPVCYQSEALARELDLPHLYIGFNGYWPERGGTISTCSFKELEALPTMVRVQENTTKTLVIASAGNTARAFLQVSALTGVPVVVVVPEKAISRLWTTIPAEKACVIAVRGDYTDAIRFSREVCSLPGFIDEGGARNVARRDGMGTVMLDAAVTIGRMPDYYFQAIGSGTGGIAAWEAAVRLRADGRFGAALPSLHLSQNLPFIPMVSAWNDHRRDLAAETDMPDAQTAISRVYSDVLTNREPPYAIPGGVFDAMAATDGRMYAVSNEKARAAGTLFTELEEIDLDPAAAVCTASLIRACESGTIDKSRTVLLNITGGGYERVRKDYALVPVRPAFCVPAGSPAGQVAKELAEMVNHV comes from the coding sequence GTGAGTAACTATACCCTCCGCTGTGTCCTCTGCGGCGAGGAGGTGCCGGAGCACTATACTACAGCCTGCCCCCGGGGCCACCCCTCCCTCCTGCGGGCCGATTATGCTGAAAAGCAGTTGAATTTAACCAGGGCTCCCGGCATCTTCCGTTTCAGCAGCTGGCTTCCGATTCACGGCACGCTTCCGATAGATGCGGGCCCGGTCTGTTATCAGAGCGAAGCGCTGGCACGCGAGCTGGACCTTCCCCACCTGTATATCGGTTTCAACGGCTACTGGCCGGAGCGGGGAGGGACAATTTCCACCTGCTCGTTCAAGGAGCTCGAAGCCCTTCCGACCATGGTCCGGGTACAAGAGAACACGACCAAAACCCTTGTCATTGCATCCGCCGGCAATACCGCTCGTGCATTCCTCCAGGTCTCTGCCCTGACCGGGGTGCCCGTCGTGGTCGTGGTACCCGAGAAGGCCATCTCACGGCTCTGGACAACAATACCGGCCGAGAAGGCCTGCGTGATTGCAGTCCGGGGGGACTACACCGATGCCATCCGCTTCAGCCGCGAGGTGTGCTCCCTCCCCGGTTTCATCGACGAAGGCGGGGCGCGGAATGTTGCGCGGCGGGATGGTATGGGAACGGTCATGCTCGATGCAGCCGTCACGATCGGCCGCATGCCGGACTACTACTTCCAGGCTATCGGCAGCGGCACCGGGGGGATTGCTGCGTGGGAAGCTGCGGTCCGCCTCCGGGCTGACGGGCGTTTCGGCGCAGCGCTCCCGTCTCTCCACCTCAGCCAGAACCTCCCGTTCATCCCGATGGTTTCAGCCTGGAATGACCATCGGAGAGATCTGGCAGCGGAGACGGATATGCCGGATGCACAAACAGCCATATCCCGGGTCTATTCGGACGTTCTGACCAACCGCGAACCCCCCTATGCCATACCCGGCGGGGTATTCGATGCCATGGCGGCCACAGATGGCAGGATGTACGCGGTATCCAATGAAAAAGCCCGTGCGGCCGGGACCCTGTTTACGGAACTTGAAGAAATCGACCTCGACCCCGCTGCTGCGGTATGCACAGCCTCGCTCATCCGGGCGTGTGAGAGCGGCACTATCGATAAGAGCAGGACCGTGCTCCTGAATATCACCGGCGGAGGATATGAACGGGTGCGGAAAGATTATGCTCTTGTCCCGGTACGCCCGGCATTCTGTGTCCCGGCCGGCTCTCCGGCAGGGCAGGTGGCAAAAGAACTGGCGGAGATGGTAAACCATGTATGA
- the comE gene encoding sulfopyruvate decarboxylase subunit beta — MYEDLVIDILKEHGINCIASIPCDKAKDLCFMLPDRFDHVCLTREEDGIGVCAGLALAGQRPAMVIQSSGLGNSLNAIMSLTKTYDLPLPIIASWRGVQDEVIPAQVPFNAAIPKILDATGIPYTIVHTNEEFGKIGDVIEDAFVHSRPHVALVLPKAWEGTGSCREECLPPSRVRQVVVSYERIIREPVMTRFDAIRVIARHLKEQAVVSNIGVPGKELYAARDRPLNFYMLGSYTQASPLGLGLAAGSERDVWVIDGDGSILGTGILPVIGARQPENLTIFCLDNGAFGSTGNQLTPAYRDTDIELLAIAAGFRYTAKAQSEAELAAVIGELKKGPNFVHVLLKPGNAAVKNIPLTPHEIRDRFSAALKNPR, encoded by the coding sequence ATGTATGAAGACCTCGTTATCGATATCCTGAAAGAGCACGGTATCAACTGTATCGCGTCGATCCCGTGCGACAAGGCAAAAGACCTCTGTTTCATGCTGCCCGATCGCTTCGATCATGTCTGCCTTACAAGGGAAGAAGACGGGATCGGTGTCTGTGCCGGCCTCGCCCTTGCCGGCCAGCGGCCGGCAATGGTCATCCAGAGTTCGGGGCTGGGCAATTCCCTCAACGCGATCATGTCCCTGACAAAGACCTACGATCTCCCGCTTCCCATCATCGCGAGCTGGCGCGGGGTGCAGGACGAGGTGATACCAGCACAGGTGCCGTTCAATGCCGCGATCCCCAAGATCCTTGACGCGACCGGGATTCCCTACACAATCGTCCATACAAACGAAGAGTTCGGGAAGATCGGCGATGTGATTGAGGACGCATTTGTGCATTCGCGACCCCATGTGGCCCTCGTGCTCCCCAAAGCATGGGAAGGGACAGGGTCCTGCCGTGAGGAGTGCCTGCCCCCGTCCCGCGTACGGCAGGTCGTGGTCTCCTATGAACGGATCATCAGGGAACCGGTGATGACCCGGTTCGATGCCATCCGCGTCATTGCCCGACATCTTAAGGAGCAGGCCGTTGTCTCGAATATCGGGGTGCCCGGCAAGGAACTCTATGCCGCCCGCGACCGGCCCCTGAACTTCTACATGCTCGGCAGTTACACGCAGGCTTCGCCGCTGGGGCTCGGGCTTGCTGCCGGCTCAGAGCGCGATGTCTGGGTGATTGACGGCGACGGGAGTATCCTTGGGACCGGCATCCTGCCCGTTATCGGTGCCCGGCAGCCGGAGAACCTCACGATCTTCTGTCTCGATAATGGTGCGTTCGGCAGCACCGGCAACCAGCTCACCCCGGCATACCGGGACACGGACATCGAGCTGCTCGCCATCGCAGCGGGTTTCCGGTACACCGCAAAAGCCCAGTCGGAAGCGGAACTGGCAGCGGTTATCGGGGAACTCAAAAAGGGCCCGAACTTCGTCCATGTACTCCTGAAACCCGGCAATGCCGCGGTAAAGAATATCCCCCTCACCCCCCACGAGATCCGAGACCGGTTCTCGGCAGCGTTGAAAAATCCCCGGTGA
- a CDS encoding transcriptional regulator, with the protein MRSVTEKRLLLLAILLVCVLPAGTVAAPVPSYTTTYTITVQEDGSALWQLEYRTLLASDDDLLAFDNYTRDLPTVYLPQVRDLMQHSAVQASVAASRPMTISNVTGNALVQSSPTGRYGIVIYSFSWSGFAKPDGGSLVIGDAFSGGMYLEKDNTLIIRFPYGWTVSRVEPAPDQQREDLVWYGLRSFSPGEPRVVLEKPAFPLIPLIAGIIVIAVFAGFILYRATKREAGQYIREGRDEQAEQEEPAAPLSAADEAGLEERITRLLEAGGGEQYQSEIVKTLDLPKSTVSSALNNLHRKGIIQKVKKGRENLIRLVQGRT; encoded by the coding sequence ATGAGATCGGTAACCGAAAAGCGCCTTCTTTTACTGGCAATACTGCTGGTGTGCGTTTTACCGGCAGGCACCGTAGCAGCCCCGGTCCCTTCATACACCACAACATACACGATCACGGTCCAGGAAGACGGCTCTGCCCTCTGGCAGCTGGAGTACCGCACGCTCCTTGCATCCGATGACGACCTGCTGGCGTTCGATAACTATACCCGCGACCTGCCGACCGTCTACCTGCCGCAGGTAAGGGACCTGATGCAGCATTCCGCAGTCCAGGCCTCGGTCGCCGCCTCCCGTCCCATGACCATCAGCAACGTAACCGGCAACGCCCTTGTCCAGAGTTCCCCCACGGGCAGGTACGGGATCGTCATCTATTCGTTCAGCTGGTCGGGATTTGCCAAACCTGACGGCGGCAGTCTCGTGATCGGCGATGCTTTTTCCGGGGGGATGTACCTTGAAAAAGATAATACCCTCATCATCCGGTTCCCCTATGGCTGGACCGTCTCGCGGGTGGAACCGGCGCCCGACCAGCAGCGCGAGGATCTTGTCTGGTATGGTTTGCGATCCTTCAGTCCCGGTGAACCCCGGGTCGTACTCGAAAAACCTGCATTCCCGCTCATCCCGCTGATCGCCGGGATTATTGTCATCGCCGTCTTTGCAGGCTTTATTTTATACCGGGCAACAAAACGCGAGGCCGGGCAGTACATACGTGAAGGCCGGGACGAGCAGGCAGAGCAGGAGGAACCGGCAGCGCCCCTGTCCGCAGCGGATGAGGCCGGCCTTGAAGAGAGGATCACCCGGCTGCTCGAAGCCGGCGGGGGAGAGCAGTACCAGTCGGAGATTGTAAAAACCCTTGATCTGCCCAAATCAACGGTGAGCTCCGCTCTCAACAACCTCCACCGGAAAGGGATCATCCAGAAGGTAAAAAAAGGGCGGGAGAATCTCATCCGGCTCGTGCAGGGCCGGACATAA
- a CDS encoding HesA/MoeB/ThiF family protein, which yields MFSQRELERYKRQMILFGEEGQERLKKAHIFIAGAGGLGSPVSIYLAVAGVGTITIVDMDVVDQSNLNRQILHFGRDIGRKKTASAEEKLRELNPDITVNAIDAKIEESNAAKLIGNADGIVDAMDNYPTRYLLNDVAIAKAIPLFHGGIRGFYGQATTIIPGTTPCLKCIFPKAPPKEVFPVVGVTPGIIGTIQANEVIKYLTGSGKLLTNRLFIWDGMEAHAEELCVERNPACEACSGMTTTKTARKKK from the coding sequence ATGTTTTCACAACGGGAACTCGAACGATACAAGCGGCAGATGATCCTCTTTGGAGAGGAAGGCCAGGAGCGGCTGAAAAAGGCACATATCTTTATTGCCGGTGCCGGGGGACTGGGCTCACCGGTCTCCATCTACCTCGCTGTTGCCGGCGTGGGAACGATCACCATCGTCGACATGGACGTGGTTGACCAGTCGAACCTGAACCGCCAGATTCTCCATTTCGGCCGTGACATCGGGAGGAAGAAGACTGCATCGGCTGAAGAGAAGCTGCGGGAACTTAATCCGGATATCACGGTCAACGCGATCGATGCGAAGATCGAGGAATCGAACGCGGCAAAATTGATCGGGAACGCGGACGGGATTGTGGATGCGATGGACAATTACCCGACACGGTACCTGCTCAACGATGTCGCGATAGCAAAGGCAATCCCGCTCTTCCATGGGGGTATCCGTGGGTTCTATGGACAGGCAACCACGATCATTCCCGGCACTACTCCCTGCCTGAAATGTATCTTCCCCAAAGCCCCCCCTAAAGAAGTATTCCCGGTTGTCGGCGTGACACCGGGTATCATTGGTACGATCCAGGCAAATGAAGTGATCAAATACCTGACCGGCAGCGGGAAACTGCTGACAAACCGGCTCTTCATCTGGGACGGGATGGAAGCGCATGCGGAAGAGCTCTGCGTTGAACGCAATCCCGCCTGCGAAGCGTGCAGTGGCATGACAACAACAAAAACAGCGAGGAAGAAAAAATGA
- a CDS encoding helix-turn-helix domain-containing protein, whose amino-acid sequence MFLKRVFETDFRTALEEELARRNMTIKELAEKAGIPAATLYKITSGEGDVRLSTVKKIVQVLEPKLPVFIAVIAAKFLLDEIEGQEIAIKGQTYFIRGYTANSIEECIIAAVMSEKDGAAGIICAPILASMIEKIVDVPVAIMKPKAGTVLDALDVIARRI is encoded by the coding sequence ATGTTCTTAAAAAGGGTATTTGAAACGGACTTCCGGACTGCGCTTGAGGAGGAGCTCGCCCGCAGGAACATGACCATTAAGGAGCTCGCGGAAAAGGCAGGAATCCCCGCGGCTACGCTGTACAAGATCACCTCCGGTGAAGGAGATGTGCGCCTGTCGACGGTGAAAAAGATCGTCCAGGTGCTCGAACCGAAGCTGCCGGTCTTCATTGCCGTGATTGCAGCAAAATTTCTTCTTGACGAGATAGAGGGGCAGGAGATTGCCATAAAAGGCCAGACCTATTTCATACGGGGATATACCGCAAATTCCATCGAGGAATGCATCATTGCCGCAGTTATGTCTGAAAAAGACGGGGCCGCCGGGATCATCTGTGCGCCAATCCTGGCATCAATGATCGAAAAGATTGTGGATGTGCCGGTGGCCATCATGAAACCCAAGGCAGGGACCGTGCTTGATGCGCTGGATGTTATTGCGCGGAGGATCTGA
- a CDS encoding GTP-binding protein codes for MKLIIIAGPPSAGKTAVTRQIVRHFIDRKKCAFLKIDVVRAFEDEELRDEFHIPARKIYSGDLCPDHTGIMVLKDALAWAEGLGTDIFIVESAGLCLRCSPYVTQSLGIVVLSAVSGMNSPLKMGPMISLADVAVITKTDLVSQSEKEVFREKTKEVAPAIDIIETNAIQGTGLRYLMRSIDALADIGDANTIMLRGIPPLGVCTICVGKREIGWQNHFGVVRKLDGADDIFRGD; via the coding sequence ATGAAACTTATCATCATTGCAGGACCCCCGAGTGCAGGAAAGACCGCAGTGACCCGCCAGATCGTCCGGCACTTCATTGACAGGAAAAAATGTGCTTTTTTAAAAATTGATGTTGTCAGGGCGTTTGAAGACGAAGAACTCCGGGACGAGTTCCATATCCCCGCCCGCAAGATCTATTCCGGGGACCTCTGCCCGGATCACACGGGAATTATGGTCTTGAAAGATGCCCTCGCGTGGGCTGAAGGACTGGGCACGGATATTTTTATTGTTGAAAGTGCCGGGCTCTGCCTTCGCTGTTCGCCGTATGTTACACAGTCCCTCGGGATTGTGGTCCTCTCAGCAGTCAGTGGTATGAACTCTCCGTTAAAGATGGGGCCCATGATCTCTCTTGCCGATGTTGCGGTGATCACAAAAACGGACCTTGTCTCCCAGTCAGAAAAGGAGGTGTTCCGCGAGAAGACCAAGGAAGTGGCACCGGCCATCGATATCATCGAGACAAACGCGATACAGGGGACCGGGCTCCGGTACCTTATGCGGTCTATCGATGCGCTTGCCGATATCGGGGATGCAAATACCATCATGCTTCGGGGTATCCCCCCGCTCGGGGTCTGCACCATCTGCGTAGGTAAACGGGAGATCGGTTGGCAGAACCATTTCGGGGTTGTCCGGAAACTGGACGGGGCAGACGATATATTCCGGGGTGACTAG
- a CDS encoding ubiquitin-like small modifier protein 1, which translates to MTVKIRFFARFRELLGTDIVTDIPPGTMFTSLITTIARKNPAGYAAIFDENGAFHEFVILMKNGKRIDIADAAKTAIADGDEIAVFPPVAGG; encoded by the coding sequence ATGACCGTTAAGATCCGATTTTTTGCACGTTTCCGCGAACTGCTCGGGACTGATATTGTAACAGATATACCCCCGGGGACGATGTTCACTTCCCTGATCACGACCATAGCCCGGAAAAATCCTGCAGGATATGCAGCCATCTTTGATGAGAACGGCGCCTTTCACGAGTTTGTCATCTTAATGAAGAACGGCAAACGGATCGATATTGCGGATGCGGCAAAGACGGCGATCGCAGACGGCGATGAGATCGCGGTCTTCCCGCCGGTTGCGGGGGGATAA
- the nifU gene encoding Fe-S cluster assembly scaffold protein NifU: MYSDTVMDHFKNPRNVGEIENPDGVGEVGNPVCGDIMKIFLKIENNIVTDAKFKTFGCGAAIASSSMATELVRGKTLEDAWELSNKAVAEALDGLPPIKMHCSVLAEEGIHKAINDYRVKKGLEPWVEKNPHPHEHEDMTCQH; the protein is encoded by the coding sequence ATGTACAGTGACACGGTGATGGATCATTTCAAGAACCCGCGTAATGTGGGCGAGATCGAAAACCCCGATGGTGTCGGAGAGGTCGGCAACCCGGTCTGCGGTGATATCATGAAGATCTTCTTAAAGATCGAGAACAACATTGTCACCGACGCAAAGTTCAAGACGTTCGGTTGCGGCGCGGCGATCGCATCGAGCAGCATGGCAACGGAACTCGTCCGGGGAAAGACGCTCGAAGATGCATGGGAGCTCTCGAATAAGGCGGTAGCCGAGGCGCTGGATGGACTGCCCCCGATAAAGATGCACTGCTCGGTGCTCGCAGAGGAAGGAATTCACAAGGCCATCAACGATTACCGCGTCAAAAAGGGGCTTGAACCGTGGGTGGAGAAGAATCCCCACCCGCATGAACACGAAGATATGACCTGCCAGCACTAA